A single window of Tenericutes bacterium MZ-XQ DNA harbors:
- a CDS encoding UDP-phosphate galactose phosphotransferase, protein MYKKFFKRFFDILISLLVIPFFLILLLIIAPLVYLSDKGSIFYNAPRLGKNGKIFKMYKFRSMRMNAPDIRNEDGSTFNSESDLRLTKIGKFIRKTSIDEIPQILNVLKGNMSFVGPRPDLPEHLRLYEGNEIRKLEVRPGITGLNQAYYRNAIPWKKRIVHDIYYVDQLSLLLDLKIIFKTILVIIKRNNVYVENGDSDDN, encoded by the coding sequence TTGTATAAAAAATTCTTTAAAAGGTTTTTTGACATTTTAATTTCTCTATTAGTTATACCTTTCTTTTTGATTTTGCTGCTTATAATTGCCCCTTTAGTATACTTAAGTGATAAAGGCTCTATATTTTATAATGCACCGCGTTTAGGAAAGAATGGTAAGATATTTAAAATGTATAAATTTCGCAGTATGAGAATGAATGCTCCTGATATTAGAAACGAAGATGGTTCCACATTTAATTCAGAAAGCGATTTAAGATTAACAAAAATCGGTAAATTTATAAGGAAAACAAGTATTGATGAGATTCCACAAATTCTAAATGTTTTGAAGGGTAATATGAGTTTTGTTGGACCAAGACCTGATTTACCTGAACACTTACGACTATATGAAGGCAATGAAATAAGAAAACTTGAAGTAAGACCAGGAATTACTGGATTAAATCAAGCATATTATAGAAATGCGATTCCTTGGAAGAAAAGAATTGTACATGACATATATTATGTGGATCAACTTAGTTTACTGTTAGATTTAAAAATTATTTTTAAAACTATTTTGGTTATTATAAAAAGGAACAATGTATATGTTGAAAATGGTGACTCAGATGATAATTGA
- a CDS encoding capsular biosynthesis protein → MNELRNIPFSPPDITEEEINEVVDALRSGWITTGPKTKEFEKKIAEYIGVNKAVCLNSATAAMELSLHILGIGPGDEVITSAYTYTASASVIHHVGAKIVLVDTAADSFEMDYDQLEKAITKKTKAIIPVDIAGVICDYDRIYKAIENKKHLFKPSNKRQEVVGRVIVLSDAAHSFGATKNGKKSGLFADITCFSFHAVKNLTTAEGGAVVWQHLFGMTDDELYKEFMLYSLHGQSKDAFSKMQKGAWEYDILYPAFKNNMTDILAGVGLVQLKRYDGLLERRFELIKLYEKVLDRNKIQVIKHYDSNFRSSGHLLLCNLIGLSVEQRNKVIIELAEKGISTNVHYKPLPMFTAYKNLGFHIEDYPNAYNKYSNEITLPLYTLLSNEDVVYVSQCVNQILDREVE, encoded by the coding sequence ATGAATGAACTAAGAAATATACCTTTTTCTCCTCCTGATATAACAGAAGAAGAAATTAATGAAGTTGTTGATGCATTACGTTCAGGTTGGATAACTACTGGACCAAAAACTAAAGAGTTTGAAAAAAAAATTGCTGAATATATTGGTGTTAATAAAGCAGTTTGTTTAAACTCGGCAACTGCAGCAATGGAATTATCTCTTCATATTTTAGGGATTGGACCTGGTGATGAAGTCATTACATCTGCTTATACCTATACTGCTTCAGCCTCAGTCATACATCATGTTGGAGCAAAAATAGTATTAGTAGACACTGCAGCTGACTCCTTTGAAATGGATTATGATCAATTAGAAAAAGCAATTACAAAAAAAACTAAAGCGATAATACCGGTAGATATTGCAGGTGTTATTTGTGATTATGATAGAATTTATAAAGCTATTGAAAATAAAAAGCATCTTTTCAAACCTAGCAATAAAAGACAAGAAGTTGTTGGGAGAGTCATTGTTCTTTCAGATGCTGCTCATTCATTTGGTGCAACAAAAAATGGTAAGAAATCAGGGTTATTTGCGGATATAACATGCTTTTCTTTTCATGCAGTCAAAAACCTTACTACAGCTGAAGGTGGTGCTGTTGTTTGGCAACATTTATTTGGTATGACTGATGATGAACTCTACAAAGAATTTATGCTTTATAGTTTACATGGACAATCTAAAGACGCATTTTCTAAAATGCAAAAAGGGGCATGGGAGTATGATATTCTTTACCCAGCTTTTAAAAATAACATGACTGACATTTTAGCTGGTGTTGGTCTGGTCCAACTAAAGCGATATGATGGATTATTGGAACGTAGATTTGAACTCATAAAGTTATATGAGAAAGTTTTGGATCGTAATAAAATTCAAGTCATCAAACATTATGACAGCAATTTTAGAAGTTCTGGACACTTACTACTGTGTAATTTAATTGGACTATCGGTAGAACAAAGAAATAAGGTCATTATAGAATTGGCAGAAAAAGGTATATCTACAAACGTTCACTATAAACCATTACCTATGTTCACAGCTTATAAAAATTTGGGTTTTCACATTGAAGATTATCCGAATGCCTATAATAAATATTCGAATGAAATAACTCTACCCTTATATACATTATTATCTAATGAGGACGTTGTGTACGTTTCACAATGTGTTAATCAAATTCTTGATCGGGAGGTAGAATAA
- a CDS encoding acetyltransferase (WbbJ; catalyzes the transfer of the O-acetyl moiety to the O antigen; part of the lipopolysaccharide biosynthetic pathway): protein MNRYSLYEIIKNLIALLHTKLFFKDIKLVRLPVYIRGKKSIYGGKRLTIGYNCRFDLDGTKKTLFIGSDCQFGDNTHIVALNHVEIGNNVLIASKVFISDTNHGLYNGIQQSSPYEAPSKRILEKKDVFIGNNVWIGENSVILAGSIVNSGAIIGANSVVKGIVEENTIVVGSPATVVKRFNIFTKKWERNK from the coding sequence ATGAATAGATATTCCTTATATGAAATAATCAAAAATTTGATAGCTTTGTTACATACGAAATTATTCTTCAAAGACATAAAACTAGTAAGATTACCCGTCTATATAAGAGGAAAAAAAAGTATTTATGGAGGGAAAAGGCTTACAATCGGTTACAATTGTAGATTTGACTTAGATGGGACAAAGAAAACATTATTTATTGGTTCTGATTGTCAGTTTGGTGATAATACTCATATTGTTGCGTTGAATCATGTGGAAATTGGAAATAATGTTTTAATCGCTTCCAAAGTATTTATTAGTGATACGAATCACGGTTTATACAATGGTATTCAACAATCATCGCCCTATGAAGCTCCTTCAAAGAGAATATTAGAAAAAAAAGATGTCTTTATTGGCAACAATGTGTGGATTGGAGAGAATTCTGTGATTCTTGCCGGATCTATAGTCAATTCTGGGGCAATAATTGGAGCAAATTCAGTAGTAAAGGGTATTGTAGAAGAAAATACTATTGTTGTAGGCTCACCAGCAACAGTAGTGAAGAGATTTAATATTTTTACAAAAAAATGGGAAAGGAATAAGTGA
- a CDS encoding glucose-1-phosphate thymidylyltransferase, with translation MKGIILAGGSGSRLYPITKVTSKQLLPVYDKPMIYYPLSTLMLAGIKEILIITTKEDKTSFQKLLGDGSQLGIQILYEVQPSPDGLAQAFLIGEEFIGKESCALILGDNIFYGSGFIKRLEKARKNLEEGFSTIFGYYVSDPERFGIMEFDSDFNVLSVEEKPKNPKSNYCITGLYFYDNSVIEIARSIKPSNRGELEITSVNEVYLQNNMLRAEVLGRGYAWLDTGTMDSLMEASLFVQMLEKRQGVKISAPEEIAYRNGWISKDKLLEISKTYGKSPYGEHLSNVAKGNLKY, from the coding sequence ATGAAAGGAATTATACTTGCAGGAGGTAGCGGTAGCAGGCTTTACCCAATAACTAAAGTAACATCAAAGCAATTACTACCTGTCTATGATAAACCAATGATCTATTACCCGCTTTCTACATTGATGCTAGCTGGAATAAAAGAAATTTTGATTATTACAACAAAAGAAGACAAGACCTCATTTCAAAAGCTGCTGGGAGATGGAAGTCAACTCGGAATACAGATATTATATGAAGTTCAACCCTCACCAGACGGACTTGCACAAGCATTTTTAATTGGAGAAGAATTTATTGGTAAAGAGTCATGTGCTCTTATTCTTGGTGATAACATATTTTATGGCAGTGGATTTATAAAAAGGTTAGAAAAAGCAAGAAAAAACCTTGAAGAGGGTTTTTCAACCATTTTCGGATATTATGTAAGTGATCCTGAAAGGTTTGGAATAATGGAATTTGATTCAGATTTTAATGTTCTTTCTGTCGAGGAAAAACCAAAAAATCCCAAATCAAATTACTGTATTACAGGATTATACTTTTATGATAATTCAGTAATAGAAATTGCAAGATCTATAAAACCTTCTAATCGAGGAGAATTAGAAATAACAAGTGTGAATGAAGTATATTTACAAAATAACATGCTTCGAGCAGAAGTACTAGGGAGAGGATATGCATGGTTAGACACAGGGACAATGGACAGTCTTATGGAGGCATCATTGTTTGTCCAGATGCTTGAAAAAAGACAGGGAGTTAAGATTTCTGCTCCTGAGGAGATTGCATATCGCAATGGGTGGATTTCTAAAGATAAACTTTTAGAAATTTCAAAAACTTATGGGAAATCTCCTTATGGAGAACATTTGAGTAATGTTGCAAAAGGCAATTTAAAATATTAA
- a CDS encoding sugar ABC transporter ATP-binding protein, whose translation MSYLKFDKVKKVYNKKVVAVKEFNLDIEQGEFIAFLGPSGCGKTTTLRMIAGLESVTEGDIVLEGKSIIQLEPKDRNISMIFQSYAVWPHMSVYDNVAYALKLKKKSKEEIDEIVQEVAKIADISQYLDRYPSQLSGGQRQRVAVARAIAVKPKLFLMDEPLSNLDAKLRVAMRTDLKRIHQELKSTSIFVTHDQSEALSLADRIVVMNHGVIEQIGTPNEIYHESATMFIAKFIGSPPANFFEVVVKKDDKGLYLEHPSFKYYLDRKVTKTLEKEYLDQSIILSVRPEKITINKKDALFETKAAIIEPQGSHIIISADVNGEDIKIQSEILDMKVGEKINIGFGDIVQFFDKKTERRII comes from the coding sequence ATGTCATATTTAAAATTTGATAAAGTTAAAAAAGTGTATAATAAGAAAGTTGTTGCTGTAAAGGAATTTAACTTAGATATAGAACAAGGTGAATTCATCGCTTTCTTAGGCCCATCGGGTTGTGGTAAAACAACAACCTTGAGAATGATTGCCGGCTTAGAATCTGTTACCGAAGGGGATATCGTTTTAGAAGGTAAATCAATCATTCAACTTGAACCTAAAGATAGAAATATTTCTATGATTTTTCAAAGCTATGCAGTATGGCCACACATGAGTGTTTACGATAATGTTGCATATGCTTTAAAATTAAAGAAGAAATCTAAAGAAGAAATCGATGAAATCGTTCAAGAAGTTGCAAAAATAGCTGATATTTCTCAATATTTGGATCGTTATCCTTCACAACTTTCAGGGGGGCAAAGACAAAGGGTTGCAGTTGCTAGAGCTATTGCAGTTAAACCTAAATTGTTCTTAATGGATGAACCACTATCTAATTTAGATGCTAAATTAAGAGTTGCGATGAGAACAGATTTAAAACGTATCCATCAAGAATTAAAATCTACATCCATATTTGTTACACATGATCAATCAGAGGCACTTAGCTTAGCTGATCGTATTGTTGTCATGAATCATGGTGTGATTGAACAAATTGGTACACCGAATGAGATTTATCATGAAAGTGCAACGATGTTTATTGCGAAGTTTATTGGATCACCTCCAGCGAACTTCTTTGAAGTTGTTGTTAAAAAAGACGATAAAGGGCTGTATTTAGAGCATCCATCATTTAAGTACTATTTAGATCGTAAAGTAACAAAGACACTTGAAAAAGAGTACTTGGATCAAAGCATCATCTTAAGTGTTAGACCAGAGAAAATCACAATTAATAAAAAAGATGCTTTATTTGAAACAAAAGCAGCAATAATTGAACCACAAGGTTCACATATTATTATTTCAGCTGATGTAAATGGTGAAGATATTAAGATTCAATCTGAAATCCTTGATATGAAAGTTGGGGAAAAGATCAACATCGGATTTGGAGATATTGTTCAGTTTTTTGATAAGAAAACCGAACGAAGAATCATTTGA